In Phosphitispora fastidiosa, a single window of DNA contains:
- a CDS encoding proline--tRNA ligase: protein MKISEIFAPTLREVPAEAEVISHILMLRAGMIRKAASGVYTFLPLGYRVMKKVIQIVREEMDKKGGQELMLPIIQPAELWMESGRWHVYGDELFRLKDRHGRDFALGPTHEEIITDLVKGDVRSYKQLPLLLYQIQNKYRDERRPRFGLMRGREFIMKDLYSFDRDQEGLDVSYQKMYDAYARIFTRCGLQFRPVEADPGAIGGSGGTHEFMVVADSGEAAIVYCDTCNYAANVEKAEAVPDSGNIAEEMKEMQEISTPGARTIDEVTGFLKVNSESLVKTLIYQTEAETIAAIVRGDREINEIKLQNLLGSLHLEMADERTVREITGAAPGFAGPVGLSEIRIIADSEVMQMRNTITGANKTDTHIINVNPGRDFVPERIADIRLVKAGEKCPRCEGILLEARGIEVGQVFKLGTKYSEAMGARYLDENGREKLMVMGCYGVGVSRTVAASIEQNHDQDGIIWPMPIAPFHAVVVPVSFKDEQQLKLAQQIYNSLNDSGVEAVIDDRNERPGVKFKDADLIGFPLRVIVGTKAVEEGTVEIKHRRTGDVRTVAVTNAVSVIRKIVSDELAESMPSS, encoded by the coding sequence ATGAAGATATCTGAGATTTTTGCTCCAACCCTCAGGGAAGTACCCGCTGAGGCGGAAGTAATCAGCCATATTCTAATGTTAAGGGCAGGCATGATTAGAAAAGCCGCTTCCGGAGTATATACATTTCTTCCTTTGGGTTACCGGGTCATGAAAAAGGTAATTCAGATTGTCAGGGAAGAAATGGACAAAAAGGGTGGGCAGGAACTGATGCTCCCCATAATTCAGCCGGCCGAACTCTGGATGGAATCCGGCAGGTGGCATGTTTACGGTGACGAGCTATTTAGGCTGAAAGACCGGCATGGCAGGGATTTTGCCCTGGGACCGACTCATGAGGAAATTATTACTGATCTGGTGAAGGGTGATGTCAGGAGTTACAAACAACTGCCACTGCTGCTCTACCAGATTCAAAACAAGTACCGGGACGAACGGAGGCCCCGATTTGGTCTGATGCGCGGCAGGGAATTTATCATGAAGGACCTTTATTCCTTTGACAGGGATCAAGAGGGCCTTGATGTAAGCTACCAAAAAATGTATGATGCCTATGCGAGGATTTTTACCCGCTGCGGCCTGCAGTTCAGGCCGGTCGAGGCAGACCCCGGGGCTATCGGAGGCAGCGGGGGCACTCATGAATTTATGGTTGTTGCCGACTCAGGGGAAGCAGCAATTGTATATTGTGACACCTGTAATTATGCTGCTAATGTGGAAAAGGCCGAGGCAGTTCCGGATTCCGGGAACATAGCTGAAGAAATGAAGGAAATGCAGGAGATAAGTACACCTGGGGCCAGGACTATTGATGAAGTTACCGGGTTTCTCAAGGTTAACTCGGAAAGCCTGGTGAAAACACTTATTTACCAGACTGAGGCAGAAACCATTGCGGCCATTGTCCGGGGTGACCGGGAAATTAATGAGATTAAGCTGCAGAACCTGCTGGGGTCACTGCATCTGGAAATGGCAGATGAGCGTACTGTGCGGGAAATTACCGGGGCTGCCCCGGGGTTTGCCGGTCCTGTGGGACTAAGTGAGATACGTATCATTGCCGACAGTGAAGTTATGCAGATGAGAAATACCATCACCGGGGCTAACAAGACAGATACACACATAATCAATGTTAATCCGGGCCGGGATTTTGTGCCTGAACGGATTGCCGACATCAGGCTGGTCAAGGCAGGGGAAAAGTGCCCCAGGTGTGAGGGCATTCTTCTGGAAGCCAGGGGCATAGAGGTTGGCCAGGTCTTTAAACTGGGAACCAAATACAGTGAAGCCATGGGAGCCAGGTATCTTGATGAAAACGGCAGGGAAAAACTGATGGTTATGGGTTGCTATGGCGTGGGGGTAAGCCGCACGGTGGCAGCATCTATAGAACAAAATCATGATCAGGACGGAATTATCTGGCCTATGCCTATTGCACCTTTTCATGCCGTGGTTGTACCAGTCAGCTTTAAAGACGAACAGCAGCTTAAACTGGCGCAGCAAATCTATAACTCCCTTAATGACAGTGGTGTGGAAGCAGTAATTGATGACAGGAACGAGCGGCCGGGGGTCAAGTTCAAGGATGCCGACCTGATCGGTTTCCCACTAAGGGTCATTGTGGGAACAAAGGCGGTTGAAGAGGGCACAGTTGAGATTAAACACCGCAGAACGGGAGATGTCCGCACTGTTGCGGTCACCAATGCAGTATCAGTTATCCGGAAGATTGTATCTGACGAACTTGCTGAATCAATGCCTTCGTCTTAG
- a CDS encoding glycosyltransferase family 2 protein: protein MKAAVIIPAYNEEQTIGKVIEAVKQVPFIAETIVISDGSTDKTAEIARILGVKVVTLEHNLGKGGAMMVGVNNTDADVVLFLDADLIGLQPMHVVDLLLPVLEGRAEMTVGIFDHGRLATDLAQFIAPYLSGQRAVKSQLFRQISNLELTRYGVEVAMTRFAKTAGISVAEVELRDMTHVMKEEKMGVVRGFVARLKMYWEIARCVTRG from the coding sequence GTGAAAGCAGCAGTTATAATTCCGGCATATAATGAAGAGCAGACAATAGGAAAAGTTATTGAAGCCGTGAAACAGGTGCCCTTTATTGCTGAAACCATAGTTATCAGTGACGGTTCCACAGATAAAACTGCAGAAATTGCCAGGATACTGGGTGTCAAAGTGGTTACCCTGGAGCATAACCTTGGCAAGGGTGGCGCCATGATGGTGGGGGTAAACAACACAGATGCTGATGTAGTGCTGTTTCTGGATGCTGATTTGATTGGTCTTCAGCCTATGCATGTAGTTGACCTGCTCCTGCCTGTTCTTGAGGGGCGGGCTGAAATGACAGTGGGAATATTTGATCACGGCCGATTGGCTACTGATCTGGCCCAGTTTATTGCGCCGTATTTATCAGGACAGCGTGCTGTTAAGAGTCAGTTGTTCCGCCAAATATCCAATCTGGAACTGACCAGGTACGGGGTAGAAGTAGCGATGACGAGATTTGCCAAAACGGCAGGAATTTCCGTAGCCGAAGTCGAATTAAGGGATATGACACATGTTATGAAAGAAGAAAAAATGGGGGTTGTCCGGGGATTTGTGGCCAGACTTAAAATGTACTGGGAAATTGCCAGGTGTGTTACACGGGGTTAA
- a CDS encoding MgtC/SapB family protein — protein MPGTDEIQVIIRIIMAGVLGGLIGLERESLNKSAGFRTHILVCVGSALIMVVSLDLYELYKGATNIDPGRIAAQVVSGIGFLGAGTIMREGATVKGLTTAASLWVVAGVGLALGAGFYFPALVTTGVVFLTLIYLGKVEKLIAGLAHVVVFMVTAENRPGQLGRVGSYLGERGILILNLQMKQLSDDKKVLFEIDTKLPPKTDLNEIMYELGDIPGVYQVEQGE, from the coding sequence TTGCCGGGTACTGATGAAATACAGGTTATCATCCGAATTATAATGGCAGGGGTATTGGGAGGATTGATCGGTCTTGAGCGTGAAAGCCTGAACAAATCGGCAGGTTTCCGGACACATATCCTGGTATGTGTTGGGTCTGCTCTGATTATGGTGGTATCACTGGATCTGTATGAATTGTACAAGGGAGCGACCAACATCGACCCAGGGAGGATAGCCGCACAGGTCGTCAGCGGCATTGGCTTTTTGGGCGCTGGGACGATTATGCGCGAAGGGGCTACCGTTAAGGGTCTGACTACTGCTGCCAGCCTGTGGGTTGTTGCCGGGGTAGGTCTTGCTCTTGGCGCCGGGTTCTATTTTCCCGCACTGGTAACAACAGGAGTTGTTTTTCTGACCCTCATTTATCTTGGCAAAGTTGAAAAACTTATTGCCGGGCTGGCACATGTTGTGGTATTTATGGTTACTGCTGAGAACAGGCCGGGGCAGTTGGGCCGGGTTGGCTCCTACCTCGGTGAACGCGGTATCCTTATTCTTAATTTACAGATGAAACAGCTGAGTGATGACAAGAAAGTATTGTTTGAAATTGATACCAAGCTGCCACCTAAAACCGACCTTAATGAAATAATGTATGAGCTCGGTGATATACCGGGTGTTTATCAGGTGGAACAGGGTGAATAG
- a CDS encoding PolC-type DNA polymerase III yields the protein MSVLSPEPNKERLPAVLHFCSYIEHLNIPEDLKQAMNKAKVLRVEIKKAARSWQIYLQLDRLVKKSHLDILAGEIIREIPEVKGIGFSLRYCIPDLGPADMLKEYWDEIVYYLVYKHPVLSGVLAQVTKKYHQQTLKLFVNSQVGAELLDQRRVPGLISELLKDEFGLEVRVSVHVLEEDRCEQEEWVSRQEAEYVKELIAQNTGNSKPRQEESGGISNGQKPARTGFRRKKSGAPEPGALLGRVIKDDPVPIELITEEEKSIVIRGGISSIDIRPLKSGRTLVSFDVTDLTDSITVKYFEDEKDAGRVSGTLKKGAWVKVRGPLQHDKFSQELTIMAWDINLAQFEPRSDQAPEKRVELHLHTKMSAMDGITGIGEAVATAAAWGHPAVAITDHGVVQAYPDAYEAGKKHGIKIIYGIEGYLVNDGEPIVVRSHPGNLQEIEFVVFDLETTGLSPNVNEIIEIGAVKLKNGLITDRFARFIRPRNGIPVEIQRLTGILPEMVADAGGIDVVLPEFMEFAGDAVLVAHNAGFDTGFLSVNLAHLNGGILTNPVLDTLGLARALVPKLKKHKLKNLAAEFGVPLENHHRAVDDAEATAAIFLRLLEQLQPREINRLDEVNRLVKHINLDKLRTNHILILVKNETGLRNLYELVTLSHTKHYYRHPRIPRSELIKRREGLLIGSACEAGELISSYLDGADRVKLERIASFYDFLEIQPSGNNEFLIRQGRVGGIEFLQDMNRNIVDIGSRLDKPVVATCDVHFLDPADSLYRKVLMAGQGFEDADNQAPLYFRTTDEMLEEFSYLEAETAREVVITNPRQIADLIEEIKPMPDDFFPPKIDGAEEQIKGMTWDRVKSIYGETLPEIVQKRVEKELNSIINNGFAVLYLIAHKLVKKSNADGYLVGSRGSVGSSFVATMTGITEVNPLPPHYICPDCRHSEFITDGSYGSGADLPDKNCPDCGTKYKKDGFDIPFEVFLGFEGDKVPDIDLNFSGEYQPVAFKYTEELFGEGHAFRAGTIGTIAEKTAYGFIRKYLDERGLTKRKAETDRLVTGCSGVKRTTGQHPGGIMVIPRDMNIHDFTPLQYPADDKKSGVLTTHFDYHSISGRIVKLDILGHDDPTVIKMLEDLTGIDAKTIPLDEPETMKIFSAVEVLGVTPEQIGSNVGSFAIPEFGTKFVRQMLEDTEPKTFSELVRISGFSHGTDVWLNNAQDLIREGICKLSEAISARDDIMIYLIHRGLEPRRAFKIMEAVRKGKGVKPEDEEYMREFDVPEWYIESCKKIKYMFPKAHAVAYVMMAYRIAYFKVHYQEAFYATYFTVRADEFDADIVVQGPSGIRQEIHEIEAKGNDASTKEKNMLTILEVALEMYERGIKMLRVSLGESQAARFLITDEGILPPFAALQGLGETAARNIVKARGDKPFTSVEDLRVRSKLSKTVVEIMQNHGCLKELPETDQMALF from the coding sequence TTGTCAGTATTATCACCTGAGCCAAACAAGGAACGGCTGCCGGCCGTTCTACATTTTTGCAGTTACATAGAACACTTAAACATACCTGAAGACTTGAAGCAGGCTATGAATAAGGCTAAGGTCCTCAGGGTGGAAATAAAAAAGGCCGCCAGGTCATGGCAGATTTATCTGCAGTTGGACAGACTGGTGAAAAAGAGCCACCTTGACATCCTGGCCGGAGAAATAATCAGAGAGATACCGGAAGTTAAGGGAATCGGTTTTTCGCTGAGGTACTGCATACCGGATTTAGGCCCGGCAGATATGCTCAAAGAGTACTGGGATGAGATAGTTTATTACCTGGTTTACAAGCACCCGGTATTGTCAGGGGTGCTGGCACAGGTTACCAAAAAATATCATCAGCAGACCCTAAAGTTGTTTGTCAACAGCCAGGTCGGAGCAGAATTACTTGACCAGCGCAGGGTTCCCGGTTTGATCTCAGAACTGCTCAAAGACGAATTTGGCCTTGAGGTCAGAGTGAGTGTCCACGTTTTGGAGGAGGACCGGTGTGAACAGGAGGAGTGGGTTTCCCGTCAGGAGGCCGAATATGTAAAAGAACTTATCGCGCAAAATACGGGTAACTCCAAACCACGGCAGGAAGAGTCCGGCGGCATAAGCAATGGGCAGAAACCTGCCCGGACAGGTTTTCGCAGGAAAAAGTCCGGGGCGCCTGAACCGGGCGCTTTGCTGGGAAGGGTTATTAAGGATGACCCTGTACCCATTGAATTGATAACAGAAGAAGAAAAAAGCATTGTTATCCGGGGGGGAATTTCAAGTATTGATATTCGTCCGCTGAAGAGCGGCCGGACCCTGGTTAGTTTTGATGTAACCGACCTTACCGATAGCATCACAGTAAAGTATTTTGAAGATGAAAAGGATGCCGGCAGGGTTTCCGGCACATTAAAGAAGGGAGCCTGGGTCAAGGTAAGGGGCCCGCTTCAGCACGACAAATTTTCTCAGGAACTGACCATTATGGCCTGGGATATTAATCTGGCTCAATTTGAACCCCGGTCCGACCAGGCGCCGGAGAAGAGGGTGGAACTCCACCTGCATACCAAAATGAGCGCAATGGACGGGATCACCGGTATTGGTGAAGCTGTAGCCACGGCGGCAGCTTGGGGACATCCGGCTGTGGCCATAACGGACCATGGAGTTGTTCAGGCTTATCCTGATGCCTATGAAGCCGGGAAGAAGCATGGGATAAAGATAATCTACGGAATTGAAGGCTACCTGGTGAATGACGGTGAACCGATAGTGGTCAGGTCTCACCCGGGGAACCTGCAGGAAATAGAATTTGTGGTTTTTGACCTGGAGACAACAGGTCTTTCACCAAATGTAAATGAGATTATTGAAATAGGGGCGGTTAAGCTGAAAAACGGCCTGATTACCGACCGGTTTGCCCGGTTTATCAGGCCCCGGAACGGAATCCCAGTTGAAATTCAGCGGCTTACGGGGATTCTGCCGGAAATGGTTGCTGATGCCGGCGGAATAGATGTAGTTTTACCCGAGTTTATGGAGTTTGCCGGAGATGCGGTCTTAGTGGCCCATAATGCAGGGTTTGATACCGGGTTTTTGTCGGTCAACCTGGCACACCTGAATGGCGGCATCCTGACCAACCCGGTTCTGGATACCCTGGGTCTTGCCAGGGCGCTGGTTCCAAAACTAAAGAAACATAAATTAAAAAACCTGGCTGCCGAATTCGGTGTGCCCCTTGAGAACCACCACCGGGCAGTTGATGATGCCGAAGCCACAGCAGCTATTTTTCTCAGGCTGCTGGAACAGTTACAACCCCGGGAGATTAACCGGTTGGATGAAGTAAACCGGCTGGTCAAACATATTAACCTCGATAAACTACGGACAAACCATATCCTGATTCTGGTCAAAAATGAAACCGGACTGCGCAATCTTTACGAACTTGTGACTCTTTCCCATACTAAGCACTATTACAGACATCCGCGGATACCGCGCAGTGAGCTCATTAAGAGAAGGGAAGGGCTTTTGATCGGTTCCGCCTGTGAGGCCGGAGAACTTATCAGTTCTTATCTCGATGGGGCTGACAGGGTAAAACTTGAAAGAATAGCTTCTTTTTATGATTTTCTGGAGATACAGCCATCTGGAAATAATGAATTTTTAATTCGTCAGGGACGTGTTGGCGGGATTGAATTCCTGCAGGACATGAACAGGAATATTGTAGATATTGGTTCCAGGCTTGACAAGCCGGTTGTGGCCACCTGTGATGTCCATTTTCTTGACCCTGCCGACAGCCTGTACCGGAAGGTACTGATGGCCGGACAGGGATTTGAAGATGCTGATAACCAGGCTCCGTTATACTTTCGGACTACTGATGAGATGCTGGAGGAGTTTTCTTATCTGGAGGCAGAGACAGCCAGGGAAGTTGTGATTACAAATCCCCGGCAGATAGCGGACCTGATTGAAGAAATAAAACCGATGCCTGATGACTTTTTCCCGCCCAAGATCGACGGCGCCGAAGAACAAATAAAAGGGATGACCTGGGACAGGGTGAAGTCTATTTATGGGGAAACTCTTCCTGAAATAGTGCAGAAACGGGTGGAGAAAGAACTTAATTCCATTATTAATAATGGTTTTGCAGTATTATACCTGATTGCCCATAAGCTGGTTAAAAAATCCAATGCAGATGGTTATCTGGTAGGTTCCCGGGGTTCTGTGGGGTCATCTTTTGTAGCTACCATGACCGGCATTACCGAAGTGAATCCTCTCCCACCCCACTATATCTGCCCAGACTGCAGGCATAGCGAGTTTATTACAGACGGTTCCTATGGCAGCGGGGCCGACCTTCCGGATAAGAATTGCCCAGACTGTGGGACAAAATATAAAAAAGACGGATTTGACATTCCCTTTGAGGTATTCCTCGGTTTTGAAGGAGATAAAGTTCCTGATATAGACCTCAATTTCTCCGGTGAATACCAGCCGGTCGCTTTTAAATATACTGAAGAACTATTTGGCGAAGGCCATGCCTTCCGTGCCGGCACCATAGGTACCATTGCTGAAAAGACGGCCTACGGGTTTATTCGGAAGTACCTCGATGAACGGGGATTGACCAAGAGAAAGGCAGAGACTGACCGGCTGGTGACCGGGTGCAGCGGGGTCAAGAGGACTACAGGTCAGCACCCCGGGGGCATTATGGTTATTCCCCGGGATATGAATATTCACGATTTTACTCCCCTGCAGTACCCGGCAGATGATAAAAAATCAGGTGTGCTCACAACTCACTTTGATTATCATTCAATTTCCGGAAGGATAGTTAAGCTGGATATCCTGGGCCATGACGATCCCACAGTGATTAAGATGCTGGAAGACCTTACCGGGATAGATGCTAAAACTATTCCCCTCGATGAGCCTGAAACCATGAAGATATTTTCCGCAGTGGAGGTTCTGGGGGTTACCCCTGAGCAGATAGGATCAAATGTAGGCAGTTTTGCCATCCCTGAGTTTGGTACTAAGTTTGTCAGGCAGATGCTGGAGGATACTGAGCCCAAAACATTTTCCGAACTGGTCAGGATTTCCGGTTTTTCGCACGGAACAGATGTATGGCTTAACAATGCCCAGGACCTGATCAGGGAAGGTATCTGTAAATTATCTGAGGCCATTTCCGCCCGGGATGATATTATGATTTACCTTATTCACCGGGGGTTAGAACCCAGGCGGGCGTTTAAAATTATGGAAGCGGTGCGGAAGGGCAAGGGTGTTAAGCCCGAAGATGAAGAGTATATGCGGGAATTTGATGTCCCCGAGTGGTACATAGAATCCTGTAAAAAAATCAAGTACATGTTCCCCAAGGCCCATGCTGTGGCCTATGTGATGATGGCCTACCGGATTGCGTATTTTAAGGTTCATTACCAGGAAGCATTTTATGCAACTTATTTCACTGTCAGGGCAGATGAGTTTGACGCTGATATCGTGGTCCAGGGCCCTTCTGGCATCAGACAGGAAATTCACGAGATAGAAGCTAAGGGAAATGATGCCAGTACTAAGGAAAAGAACATGCTGACAATACTGGAAGTGGCCCTGGAGATGTATGAACGCGGTATTAAGATGCTGCGGGTCAGCCTCGGGGAGTCCCAAGCCGCCAGGTTCCTGATAACGGATGAAGGAATCCTGCCGCCTTTTGCTGCCCTGCAGGGTTTGGGTGAAACTGCAGCCCGGAATATTGTCAAAGCGCGCGGTGACAAACCCTTTACATCAGTAGAGGATCTGCGGGTCAGGTCCAAGCTTAGTAAGACGGTAGTAGAAATAATGCAAAACCATGGCTGTCTTAAGGAACTGCCGGAAACTGACCAAATGGCGCTGTTCTGA
- a CDS encoding PP2C family protein-serine/threonine phosphatase translates to MNDDKKTRAQLLEELALMRRVIEQSQRELQLANTIQASLFPIRLPQVRGATLAATAVSANEVGGDYCDLLINKNNRLVITIGDVMGKGVPAALLVAMTYAFVRNYAFDIDSPAQIANTLNRSLFPQLDFAQQFLTFFYCTYNPENRELIYSNAGHNPPLLYRAATKDCEALPVRDFFIGGRLDAEYREGRTVLNPGDIVLFYTDGIKEGKNKQKEQFGLERIINLLQENHIYDPASIQEMISCAFVEFLGEEPQSDDVTMIVIKIERQILNI, encoded by the coding sequence ATGAATGACGACAAAAAAACCAGAGCACAGCTTTTAGAGGAACTTGCATTAATGCGCAGAGTTATAGAACAGTCTCAGAGGGAACTGCAGCTGGCCAATACTATCCAGGCCAGCCTGTTTCCCATCAGGCTGCCTCAGGTTAGGGGGGCAACCCTTGCTGCTACTGCCGTTTCGGCAAACGAGGTGGGAGGTGACTATTGTGACCTCCTTATCAATAAAAACAACAGGCTGGTCATAACCATTGGGGATGTTATGGGAAAGGGCGTCCCAGCAGCGCTCCTTGTGGCTATGACTTATGCCTTTGTCAGAAATTATGCTTTTGATATTGATTCTCCCGCCCAAATCGCCAACACGTTAAACCGCAGCCTTTTTCCCCAGCTTGATTTTGCACAGCAGTTTTTAACTTTCTTTTATTGTACATATAACCCCGAGAACAGAGAACTTATCTATTCGAATGCAGGTCATAACCCTCCTCTGTTGTACCGGGCAGCCACAAAAGATTGTGAGGCGCTGCCGGTAAGGGATTTCTTTATCGGAGGCCGGCTGGATGCTGAGTACAGAGAAGGCAGGACTGTGCTTAATCCGGGAGACATTGTACTGTTTTATACAGACGGGATCAAAGAAGGAAAAAATAAACAAAAAGAACAGTTCGGCCTGGAAAGGATAATAAACCTGTTGCAAGAGAACCACATTTATGATCCTGCCAGCATCCAGGAGATGATTTCGTGTGCCTTTGTGGAATTCCTCGGGGAAGAACCTCAGAGTGATGATGTTACAATGATTGTCATTAAGATTGAACGACAAATACTAAACATTTGA
- a CDS encoding ATP-binding protein → MKTVADNIEKIRCYLDKSWVLGTLRMSYVCICENNQIRSIGKEAIPDPISKYLNDCFLSDPEIDTGHKEIIVDVETARVFDIYFIRINNSTCLVTVFDLTEVLKAERVREERETQIYRDVIRAVTQGKLLLTRSNEIGQYLDETTFHSGMEISRPHDVSKVRHLVRKALEGLPMSRQRKDRMVLCVSEAATNVIKHVGEGEVRIYIGSSSIRTVISDNGPGIDVSRLPQLTLMKGFSTKISLGCGFNIMLDFLDHLIMSTSKGTTLVMEMNCSADDETGYQECQHSKGAGFARAQLG, encoded by the coding sequence GTGAAAACAGTGGCCGACAATATCGAAAAGATAAGGTGCTATCTGGATAAATCGTGGGTTCTGGGCACACTCCGGATGAGTTATGTCTGTATCTGCGAAAACAATCAAATCAGGAGTATCGGTAAAGAGGCGATACCGGACCCAATATCGAAATATCTTAATGATTGCTTTCTGAGTGATCCCGAAATAGACACGGGTCATAAAGAAATTATAGTGGATGTTGAAACTGCCAGGGTCTTTGATATATACTTCATTCGTATCAATAACAGCACCTGTTTGGTTACTGTTTTTGACCTGACTGAAGTTTTAAAAGCGGAAAGAGTTCGTGAGGAACGTGAGACCCAAATATACCGGGATGTTATCCGGGCAGTTACTCAGGGCAAGCTTTTGCTCACCAGGTCTAATGAGATTGGGCAATACCTGGATGAGACTACGTTTCACAGTGGGATGGAAATATCGCGGCCCCATGATGTATCCAAGGTACGTCATTTGGTCAGGAAGGCGCTGGAGGGTCTGCCAATGTCCAGGCAGCGTAAGGATAGGATGGTCCTCTGTGTATCAGAGGCTGCCACTAATGTAATCAAACACGTAGGAGAGGGAGAAGTCAGGATATATATTGGAAGCAGCAGTATTAGAACTGTTATCAGTGATAATGGGCCCGGTATAGATGTTTCCCGGCTTCCGCAGTTGACGTTGATGAAAGGCTTTTCAACGAAGATTTCCCTTGGCTGTGGGTTTAATATAATGCTTGATTTCCTAGACCACTTAATCATGTCAACAAGCAAGGGTACAACCCTGGTAATGGAAATGAACTGCTCTGCAGATGATGAAACAGGATACCAGGAATGTCAACATTCTAAGGGGGCAGGCTTTGCCAGGGCACAGCTTGGATGA
- a CDS encoding STAS domain-containing protein, whose amino-acid sequence MLEVKTSKESGQTVIDLVGEMDIATVDQFKMAVEEVRDGVTGMVFNLAELSFVDSTGVGGLLNVIKSLKYDDMDVKVINVTAEVYEVFDLLGLPMLLGNDVFLRAE is encoded by the coding sequence ATGTTAGAAGTAAAAACATCAAAGGAAAGCGGCCAAACCGTCATTGATCTGGTCGGTGAAATGGATATTGCCACTGTGGACCAATTTAAGATGGCTGTAGAGGAAGTCCGTGACGGAGTAACAGGTATGGTATTTAATTTGGCTGAGCTTAGTTTTGTTGATTCAACCGGTGTTGGCGGCCTGTTAAATGTGATCAAAAGCCTAAAGTATGATGATATGGATGTAAAAGTAATCAATGTTACAGCTGAAGTATATGAGGTTTTTGACCTCCTTGGCCTCCCAATGCTTTTGGGAAATGATGTTTTTTTAAGGGCTGAATAA
- the rimP gene encoding ribosome maturation factor RimP — MSKQRVEDIVLELSGPVADSIGLELVDVEYVKEGASWFLRIYIDKPEGITHDDCKAVSQQLGELLDKKDPIPQSYVLEVSSPGVERPLKKPADFVRFKGHMICATTFAPVDGQKEFVGRLEGLEDGSILIRIDNRQVTLPRESVAKVRLEAGL; from the coding sequence ATGAGTAAACAGCGCGTTGAAGATATTGTTTTGGAATTATCCGGACCGGTTGCCGATTCTATCGGTCTTGAACTTGTGGATGTGGAGTATGTGAAGGAAGGGGCTAGCTGGTTTCTCAGGATTTATATAGATAAACCCGAAGGTATAACCCATGATGACTGCAAGGCTGTTTCACAGCAACTGGGGGAACTTCTTGACAAAAAGGATCCTATTCCTCAGTCCTACGTCCTTGAGGTATCATCTCCCGGCGTTGAAAGGCCGTTAAAAAAACCGGCGGACTTTGTGAGGTTCAAGGGACACATGATATGTGCCACGACTTTTGCGCCTGTTGACGGTCAAAAGGAGTTTGTAGGCCGGTTGGAAGGTCTTGAGGACGGCAGTATTCTGATAAGGATTGACAACAGGCAGGTAACACTGCCCAGGGAATCAGTGGCTAAGGTTAGGCTTGAGGCCGGCTTATAA